The sequence CGCACCTTCCGCGGCCAGCATCGGAGCACTGTACTCAGACAATTGTGGTATCGTCACCGCGACGCTGACTAGCTCCAGTGTCACCGGTAACGACTGCGACTGGACAGCCACGTACACCTACACGGTGGAGGACGAATGTCAGAACTTCGCACCCAACGCCGTGGTCGTGTATACGGGTGGTGATACCGAGGATCCTTACTGGATCAACTCGCCTCCAACGAATGTCCAGGTACCCTGCGCGACCGATCCAATACCGTTCTGGGATCCGAAGAACGACATCGACTACGACGACAACTGTGATTCCAACCCTGCCCTCGTGCTCGTGATCGATCATGACATCATCCCACAGCCCGACGGGACGAAGTGGCATATTCGCTCATGGCGTGTCGACGATATCTGTCAGAATCAGTCGTCCGTGGTCACACAGACCATCGTCGAACTGCGCTGCCAGTTCTCGTCACTCACCCAGGGCTTCTACGGGAACCAGGGCGGAACGTACTGCGGAAATGGGTATGGAACGACACAGCTCCTCAGCGGACTGCTGGCGCCGTCTCTGACGGTTGGTATCCCCTCAAACAACGGGTCTCTCACCATGTTGAGTGCCGATGCTTCCTGCGTGATTCAGTACCTGCCATCAGGCGGAACAGCAGCAGCACTGCAGGCACACGACTACGTCTTCGGCAACAATTGCAAGTTCGTTCCCGGTAATTTCTCGCAGCTGAATAACGGCAGATTCTATAACATTCTGCTTGGCCAGACAATTACCTTTGCTCTGAACCTGCGGCTGGACCCGCATCTTACCACCGACATCAAACTGCCGCCCACAACGCTCCCATACCTCTGGACAATGGAAGCAAACTATGTGAACGGCATCTGCCTCGATGGAAATGATGTAGAGGTACCTCTCTCGACGAAGGGCTGGTACATTCCGCCCAGTGTCATTACCGCGCTCCAGTCCATGCTCCCAGCAGCCACGGATTTCTATCTGCCGGATCTCCTGGCACTGGCGAATCGTGGACTTGCCGGACTCGGCACGTATGGCGCTTCGCTTACCGATATCACGCAGGCACTCGACGCCTACAACAAGGGCTTCGATGGCGCTCGCTTCTTTGCGGGCTACCATGCGGCCATTCCGAAACGTGACGGAACAGAAGTAATGCCGGAAGGTTTCGCGCTGCATCAGAACCATCCGAACCCGTTCAACCCGGCGACAACGATTAAGTACACCGTTCCTGTTGAATGTCAGGTACGTCTGGTGGTCTACAATGCACTCGGCGAATCCGTCGCGGTTCTCGTCGATGCCAGAGTACCAGCAGGGACACATTATGTCACCTGGGAAAGCAACCTCGCGAACACCTCTCTCGCTTCGGGTGTCTACACCTACCGCATGCAGGCGGTCGGACCCGATGGCATTGAATTCAGTGATGTGCGAAAGATGATGCTGGTGAAATAAACAGTGCGCTTTCGCAAAGGCAGGAGCTAAGCGACCTGCATTTCCTGCTCAACAGAAAACGGATCCCACGCGAGTGGGATCCGTTTTCATATATCGGGTAAGAACGTGGAAAGCTCTGAACAGCTACCCCTTCATGAATGCTGCGATCTGCTTTTTCACACCATCCTTGTCCAGTTCGTAATGCGTGTAGAGATCTTTCGGGGTTCCGGACCTGCCATAACTGTGCATGCCGATGCGCTTCATCAATGTGGGCTGATGCTCCGCAAGCGTCTCCGCGACCGCACCGCCGAGTCCGCCGACCACACTGTGGTCTTCAACGGTAATGACACGACCGGTTTCCTTCGCGGCGCGCACGACATAGTCGACATCGAGCGGTGCGATCGTGTGGATGTTGACCACACGAAGGTCCAGTCCTTCCGCCGCAAGCTCTTCCGCAGCCTGCAGTGCGTTATGCAATACGCCACCGGTTGCGAAAATGACTGCGTCCTTGCCGCCACGCAGTTCGTCGGCCTTCCCGAATTCAAACGTATAATTATCGTCGTGCACTTCCTCGAGTCCCTGCCGAGTCAGACGCAGGAACGCAGGCTGATCATACTCCGCCAGGAAACGAACCGCAGCCCTGGCCTCACGGTCATCCGCAGGCTGAATGATTGCCATGTTCGGGAGCGTGCGCATGAGTGCGATATCCTCAAGGGCCATCTGGCTGTAGCCGTCCTCCCCGATCGCCACACCGCAGTGGGTGCCGACGACGGTGACATTGGCTTCGCTGTAGCCGATGGACATGCGAATAACCTCGAAACGGCCGACGACAAATGTAGAAAATGAACAGATGAACGGCTTTTTGCCGCTGAGTGCCATACCCGCGGCGGCCCCGATCATATTGTGTTCCTGGATACCCATTTCGAAAAACCGCTGAGGATACTTCTCGGCGAACATCCAGGATTGCGTGGATTTTGAAAGGTCAGCATCGAACACCACGACGTCGGGGTGTGTGGCGCCTATTGCTGCGAGTTCTTCACCGAATGATACGCGTGTCGCTTTTGCCATGATATCGTAATGTTCCTCAGTTAAGTGTGGCTTCCAGTTCCTTGACGGCCGCTGCGGCCTGTTCATCGTTCGGGGCTTTCCCGTGCCATTCGGTGGGGTCTTCCATAAAGGAAACACCCTTGCCTTTTACCGTATGTGCGATAATGAAATGCGGGCGGCCGCCGTAGCCCTGCGCTTTTTCCAACGCAGCGTCGATGGCCTCGAAGTCGTGCCCGTCGATTTCCTGCACGTCCCAGTTGAAGGCGCGCAGTTTATCTGCCAGCGGTTCGAGGTTAACGATATCATTGGTCGGTCCGTCGATCTGTCCCTTGTTGTAATCCAGGATGACGACGAGATTGTCAAGTTTGAACATCGGTGCCGAGAGCAGCGCTTCCCAGACCTGCCCTTCCTGTGTTTCGCCGTCGCCCATGACGCAATACACTTTGTAGGGCTTGCTGTCGAGCTTGGCCGTCATGGCCATGCCCTGGGCGATACTGAGTCCCTGTCCGAGTGACCCGGTTGAGGCCTCGGCAGCGAAGAGTGATGCGTTGTGCGGGTGTCCCTGCAGACGGCTGTCTACCCTGCGAAGCGTCATCAGCTCGTCGTGGGGAATGACGCCGAGTTTTGCGAGAACGGCATAGAGGGCCGGAACGCCATGCCCCTTTGAAAGGACCATGCGATGCCGGTCAGGGTCTTCGACGTTTTCAGGTGTGCGCTTCACATAGCGCGTCATCAGTACAGTGAGGATGTCAATGAGGGAAAGCGAGCCGCCCGGATGCCCCGAGCCGGCCGCATGCAGCATCTTGATGATGTCGATCCGCATTTCCTGGGCGGACCGCTGCAGAGCGGGAAGTGTGAGGTCCATAGTGGGATGTATGCGCGTGACTATGATGGAAGAAGGGTTTGTTTTCTGAATTCAAAGCAGGGATTCGTCGATGTCGATTTCCATGCGCAACATGGCCGAACTGAGCGTTTTCCCCTGGGCGTCATTCTTCAGTGACACCGTCCCGCCGCCGCCGAGGGTATTATGCAGGATGAAGTTCAGTGCACCGAGATTCGGAAGTTCGTAACGCTCGACGGCCCCGTGACAGATACCCTCGAAGTGCTGCTTTACAGCATCGACAGTAAGTTGTTCCAGGAGAACGGGATAGAATCTATCATCACGAGCAATTACACCAACGTTTCCGGCATCACCCTTGTCACCCGAGCGGGCGTGGGCGATCTCGATGAGACGAATGCGTTTCGTGGCCATATCAGTTCTCCTCCACGATTACTTTCGGTGTAACAGCGGTTTTTGGTAACAGGGCAGGCCAGTACGCGATGACGTCGCTGGGTTTGGGACGTCCACCTGCGAAGCCGGTGACGGATGGCGGTCCGGTAAGGATAAGCGGCGCGATTTCCTGTCCGAAACGGGCGATGTGATCCTTGTCCTTCCCGCGCACGCCGATGCGAAGAACGACTTCATTGATGTCGTCGGGGATGGTTGCAAGGGGACCGAAACAGGAATTGAGTCCGACAAACTCACTGAGAATTTCGTCGAAATGCAGCCCCAGATCCTGCATGCGCTCACGAAGGATGGCATCGGCAGCTTTGGCCTTGTCGAGGGCGTCCGGCCAGGCGTACGTCAGGGTCCCTGACGCGGAATACCCGTCGTGATAGGAAGCGGACACCTTGTAAAACTCGGTTGCGGGACGGCCTTCGATGCCATGTACGCGCACCCTGTTCTCTCCCTCCTGCTCGAGGTGAATGGAGGTGAAATCCGCCACACAGTCTGGTGTAATATATTCTGTGGGATCGCCGATTTCGTACAGCAGTTGCTCTTTCACCGTGGCCTCGGAAACGAGTCCACCCGTATTTTCATGCTTGGTTACGGTGAAACTGCCATCGGGACGCGCTTCGACAATCGGGAAACCGATATGCGCAAGGTCCGGCACCGCGCGCCAGTCGCCGAGGAAATTGCCGCCACTGCTCTGACCGCCGCATTCGAGAATATGTCCCGCAACGGTCCCCGCGGAAAGCCTGTTCCAATCGTCGTTCTCCCAGCCGAACTCGTAAATCATCGGCGCCAGCGTGAGCCCCGTATCCGTCGTTCTCCCCGTGATCACGATATCAGCCCCCTGCTTTAGCGCTTCAACAATTGGAAAGGCGCCGAAATACACATTTGCAGAAACAATATTCGTGCGAATCGTTGAGAGGGGCGCTCCGTTTTCCATGTTGGCAAGCTCAATACCACCCGCGATCATGGCATCCAATTCTTCGAGGATGTCGTCTCCGACGACAACACCCACTTTCAATCCTTTAATCCCGGCTTTCTCCGCTTCACGGAAAATGGCATCGCGACAGGCGAGTGGATTCACTCCCCCACCATTTGTAATCACCTTGATGTTCTTTTCCACGATATGCGGCAGCATGCGCCCGATCTGTCCGGGCAAATCACGTGCGTACCCGAGCTCGGGATTGCGCAGTTTCTGCTTCTGCATGATA is a genomic window of bacterium containing:
- a CDS encoding transketolase family protein; the protein is MAKATRVSFGEELAAIGATHPDVVVFDADLSKSTQSWMFAEKYPQRFFEMGIQEHNMIGAAAGMALSGKKPFICSFSTFVVGRFEVIRMSIGYSEANVTVVGTHCGVAIGEDGYSQMALEDIALMRTLPNMAIIQPADDREARAAVRFLAEYDQPAFLRLTRQGLEEVHDDNYTFEFGKADELRGGKDAVIFATGGVLHNALQAAEELAAEGLDLRVVNIHTIAPLDVDYVVRAAKETGRVITVEDHSVVGGLGGAVAETLAEHQPTLMKRIGMHSYGRSGTPKDLYTHYELDKDGVKKQIAAFMKG
- a CDS encoding transketolase, encoding MDLTLPALQRSAQEMRIDIIKMLHAAGSGHPGGSLSLIDILTVLMTRYVKRTPENVEDPDRHRMVLSKGHGVPALYAVLAKLGVIPHDELMTLRRVDSRLQGHPHNASLFAAEASTGSLGQGLSIAQGMAMTAKLDSKPYKVYCVMGDGETQEGQVWEALLSAPMFKLDNLVVILDYNKGQIDGPTNDIVNLEPLADKLRAFNWDVQEIDGHDFEAIDAALEKAQGYGGRPHFIIAHTVKGKGVSFMEDPTEWHGKAPNDEQAAAAVKELEATLN
- a CDS encoding DUF1446 domain-containing protein yields the protein MKDRIRIASGQGFWGDLIDAPYHQVTRGPVDYVMMDFLAEVTMSIMQKQKLRNPELGYARDLPGQIGRMLPHIVEKNIKVITNGGGVNPLACRDAIFREAEKAGIKGLKVGVVVGDDILEELDAMIAGGIELANMENGAPLSTIRTNIVSANVYFGAFPIVEALKQGADIVITGRTTDTGLTLAPMIYEFGWENDDWNRLSAGTVAGHILECGGQSSGGNFLGDWRAVPDLAHIGFPIVEARPDGSFTVTKHENTGGLVSEATVKEQLLYEIGDPTEYITPDCVADFTSIHLEQEGENRVRVHGIEGRPATEFYKVSASYHDGYSASGTLTYAWPDALDKAKAADAILRERMQDLGLHFDEILSEFVGLNSCFGPLATIPDDINEVVLRIGVRGKDKDHIARFGQEIAPLILTGPPSVTGFAGGRPKPSDVIAYWPALLPKTAVTPKVIVEEN